Genomic window (Flavobacteriales bacterium):
GCATTGCCACCTCCGCCCCGAATTCATTGTCGGTAGCCCGTTCAGTAAATGGCATTGAGGTCATGCGGACTGACGGGCAGGCCCTTGGGAACATGCACGTGTACGATGCACAGGGCCGTTCGGTAGTTGCTGCGAAGGAACCCACCGGGCGGCACGCCTTTACCACCACGGGCTGGGCGCCCGGTCTCTACATTTTGCGGGCTGTGGGCAAGGATGGCAATAGGCTCGCTGCCCGTTGGGTGGTGGAGTGAATCGATCCAACTTCTGCACCGCCAAGAATGCTTCTTGCGGGATCTCCACTGAGCCACTGGACGTTTAATTTTTCATGACGGCTTCTTGAGAGTCGTACTTTCGGAATATGAAAGCTGTCATAGTCGGGATGTTACATGGCACTTCCCTGCGGAGCCGTGATGCCGTCCTGCTTGTTTGCAGCATTTTCATCGGTGGTTCCCAGGCACAGTACTACAAGCCGTTCACGGCCAAGACCAAGAAGCTTTTTAGCCAGGATCCGGTCCCGACCAACGGCTATAGCTTGGCCTTTGACTCAGCGACTGTCGACGGCACTGATTCGGTCTACTATCATTTCGGCGCGCTGGATGTGGGGTCGACCTATGAGGACCCGAATTGCTCAGGGTGGGGCCCTCCTTACTGCTACAGAACTGATCAACCCATCTGGCCGGGGACTTTCTTTCGGGCAGACAACATGGGTACCTATTGGTTCGGAACAGTGGGAGGGGACACGCTGCATTTCAATTTCGCAGCATCTATCGGTGATACGAGCACCTTTTATGTAGACGCTGTTCAGCGTTTCTCCTTTGTGAAATCAGGACCTGATACCATGAGCATCTTGGGGTACACGGATTCGGTCTACACCTACGTGATCCAGCACACGGACCTCGCCGGGTCGCCAATCGCATCCGAGTTGCAGCACGACTCTGTGATCGTGGGCAAGGCCCTTGGCTTGGTCCGCTTCTTCCGGGTTGATCTGTTTCCGCAGGTGTTACAGCCCTTGGCAATGCTCGGCAACTTGGACCCTCCACTAGGCATGTACCGGATCACCACGGCAATGATCGAGGACCACCAGCCCGGAGATGTCGTGCAATTCAAGACATACACGGGAGGTACCTTGCCGAACGGGCAACCGTTCACCTATCACACAACCACCTTCCTTTCCCGGTCGGATACCCCGGATTCGGTGTTCTATGATGTGGCATGGGAAAGCTTCAATATCACCTCCGGCGCCAACAATAGCGGAACAAGCATCGCAGGATATTCCAAGAACGAGGTATACGCCGAACTGCCTTTCGAGAAGTTCAATGGCTCCTTCAACACGTTCACGCTTTCGAGTCCATGGAGTTGCATGCCGCTCTGGATCTTATACCGGAATGATGCTCCCAGTTTCGGCCCTTGCCCTGATGGAAATTGCTGGGTCGCAGCGGATACCCAAGGCCCTCCGCCCAGTTCGTACGGCTCTGTCCTATTGGGGCTGGGTGTCACATCGTATTTCTATCAGGACCCCTTTACCCCATGGGATCCGTACTATTTTGAGATCAGAGATCTGGTGTATTTCAAGAAGGATGGTGTGGAATGCGGGCAAGAGATCCATCTTGGAATTGCTGAGAACAACAGGCAGGCCCGGATCGAGCTTCTTCCCAATCCGACGAAGGACAATCTCGTGATCACCTCCTCAAGCCGGATGGACCGGATCGATATTCTGAATACCGGTGGACAGATCGTTCTGCACGCGGAGCCAAGAGCCGATCAAGTGAAACTGGGGCTTGCAGGTGTCCCGTCCGGGCCGTACTTCGCCAACATACACTTGGTGGACGGATCCATTGCGCATCGCAAGGTGATCGTCGCTCGATAGGGGAGCCGGTACAGCTAATCCAACTTCAGCACCGCCAAGAAAGCCTCCTGCGGGATCTCCACCAAGCCCAGGGAGCGCATGCGCTTCTTCCCTTCCTTCTGCTTCTCCAGCAGCTTGCGTTTTAGCAAGCCCGCTGGCGCACCTTGCCTTCGTCCACAGCGGTCAAGTATCCCGCGAACGTGTATAGTCCGGACCGCATCATCACAATGAGCCTTTTGGCCACTTCATCCGGAGTGGCAGGCTCATAGCGGAATACCACAACCCCGTGTGGAGCACGGTGTTTCTTGTTGAACACCAACTCACCGAAATCCTGATCATGCGTAATGAGGATACGCTTTTCCGCAGTGGCGAAAGCGAGGATATCGATATCGTCGGGGATCCGGAGGTCCGTGCCTACGCGCAATACATCATGGCCGAGCATACGCAAGCGCAAGGCGGAGGTCTTCGCCACGCATTCATCAATGAGAAACCTCATTTCGCCTCACCCAAGGGCTGCGGGTACCGGCCTGCCGCGATATTCTCGCTCATGAACCCATAGATCGCTTTGATGTGGGCGGACTTGAGGCGCTCATAATTCTCCAAGAGCGTTTCCTCGGTCCAGCCTTTCGCCATCAGACCCAAAATGAATTCCACGGATAATCGTGTGCCCTTAACAGTAGGCTTGCCCGCCAAGACCTTGGGGTCGCTGGTGATGTACTTGCGCCAATCCATGTTTCAAAGATAGCGAAGCGCAGGAGCGGAGATCCTCAATCCAACTTCAGCACCGCCAAGAAAGCTTCCTGCGGGATCTCCACCGAACCCACGGAACGCATGCGCTTCTTCCCTTCCTTCTGCTTCTCCAGCAGCTTGCGCTTGCGGGAAATATCACCGCCGTAGCATTTCGCGGTCACGTCCTTGCGCAGGGCTTTCACGGTTTCGCGGGCCACGATCTTCGCGCCGATGGCCGCTTGGATGGGGATGTCGAACTGCTGGCGGGGGAGGAGTTCCTTCAGCTTGCTGCACATCTTCTTGCCCAGCTCGTGCGCGTGATCGCGGTGGATCAGCGCGCTGAGGGCATCCACTTTTTCACTGTTCAGCAGGATGTCCAGCTTGATCAGGTCGCTCTGCTTGAAGCCGATGGGGTGGTAGTCGAAGCTGGCGTAACCGCGGCTGATGCTCTTCAGCTTGTCGAAGAAGTCGAAGACGACCTCGCCCAAGGGCAGCTCGAAGGAGAGCTCCACGCGGTCCGTGGTGAGGTAGTTCTGGTTGGTGAGCATGCCGCGCTTCTCGATGCACAGGTTCATGATCACGCCGGTGTATTCGCTCTTGGTGATGATCTGCGCCTTGATGTACGGCTCCTCGATCGTCTCGATGTGCATCACCGGTGGCAGCTCGCTGGGGTTGTGTACGTTGATCACCTCCCCGTCGGTCCGGGTGACGATGTAGCCCACGTTCGGCACGGTGGTGATCACGGTAATGCCGAACTCGCGCTCGATCCGCTCCTGGACGATCTCCATGTGCAGCAGGCCGAGGAAGCCGCAGCGGAAGCCGAAGCCTAACGCGGCGCTGCTCTCCGGCGTCCAGGTGAGGCTGGCGTCGTTCAGCTTCAGCTTTTCCATGGCATCGCGCAGCTCCTCGTACTCGTCGGTTTCCACGGGGAAGATGCCCGCCCACACCATCGGCTTCACATCCTCGAAGCCATGGATGGCCACTTCACATGGCCGCGCTTGGTGCGTGATGGTGTCGCCCACCTTCACCTCGCTGGCGGTCTTGATGCCGCTGATGATGTAGCCCACATCGCCCGCGCTCAGTTGCGGCTTGGGCTTCAGGTCCATCTTCAACACGCCGATCTCGTCCGCGTCGTACACCACGCCGGTGTTGAAGAATTTCACCTTCTCGCCCTTGCGGATGGTGCCGTTCATCACGCGGAAGTAGGCGATGATACCTCGGAAAGAGTTGAACACGCTGTCGAAGATGAGCGCCTGCAACGGTGCGGCGGGATCGCCTTTCGGGGCGGGCACGCGCTCCACGATGGCCTCCAGCAGCTTGTCAACGCCCAAGCCGGTCTTACCGCTGGCGCTGAGGATGTCCTCCAGCTCGCAGCCGATGAGGTCCACGATCTGGTCCTTCACCTCCTCCGGGTTGGCGCTGGGGAGGTCCATCTTGTTCAGCACGGGGATGATCTCCAGGTCGTGCTCCAAGGCTAGGTAAAGGTTGCTGATGGTCTGGGCTTGGATGCCTTGGGTGGCGTCCACGATCAGCAGGGCACCTTCGCAGGCGGCGATGCTCCGGCTCACCTCGTAGCTGAAGTCCACGTGGCCCGGGGTATCGATCAGGTTCAGGATGTACTTCTCGCCATTGAGCTCATAGTCCATCTGGATGGCCTTGCTCTTGATGGTGATGCCGCGCTCGCGCTCCAGGTCCATGTCGTCCAGGTTCTGCGCCTGCATGTCGCGGTCGGCGATGGTGCCGGTCATCTGCAGCAGCCGGTCGGCCAAGGTGCTCTTGCCGTGGTCGATGTGCGCGATGATGCAGAAATTGCGGGTGTTCTTCATGCTTGGGTCGCCGAAGCCTGGCGAAGGTGTGGGGCCGGGCCGAAAATGCCCGCGAAGGTAACGGGGAGGAGCCTAACCGAGGAGGCGTGCCTTTGGCGGCCAGGGGCGCGGAGGACGGCAGTGCAGGAGTTCACCTACATTCGTTGTACCAAACTCCACTGCCATGGGATCTCGATACCTCGTTTCGGCATTTGCAATTGCGATCGCAGGATACTGCTCCGCCCAATTCACGCCCGGTTCCGATGCGTACCAAGCATGGAAGCTGACGCAGATCCAGCATCCGCAACCCGCTGTTCACCCACCCGTGGTCCATGGTCATTCAGGTTCCCAGCGTGATAATGAGCCGTGCGCGTGCTGGATCACACCGGACAGCTCATATACCTTGGCGATGACCCCGAACGATGATGGATCAACCGGGCTTATTCAATTGCCGTTCACCTTCAGCCTGTACGGCGACGAGTACACGTCCTGCTACATAAACAACAACGGGAACATCTCTTTCGTGACCCCATACTACACCTATACCGCATACGGTTTCCCATCCGCTGATTTCCAGATGGTGGCTCCCTTCTGGGCCGATGTCGACACCCGTGCGGATTCAGGCACGGTGATGTACCGGTTGACCCCCCATGCGCTCTACGTCAACTGGTCTGCGGTCGGTTATTACAGCATGCAAACTGACAAGCTGAACACTTTCCAGCTCATCGTCACCGATGGCACTGACCCTGTGATATCCGGAGGGAACAATGTGTCTTTTTGCTATGGGGCGATGGAATGGACCACGGGCTCTGCATCCCAAGGCGTGGGCGGTTTTGGCGGTATCCCGGCCACGGTCGGTGCAAACCGGGGTGATGGGACAGACTACTTGCAGCTCGGCCGCTTCGACCATGCGGGAACGGACTGGGACGGCTCGTTCGGTAACAATGACGGGGTGGCCTGGTTAACGGAACGGCACTATTCCTTTAACACGTCCGACGAGAGCAT
Coding sequences:
- the lepA gene encoding elongation factor 4, producing the protein MKNTRNFCIIAHIDHGKSTLADRLLQMTGTIADRDMQAQNLDDMDLERERGITIKSKAIQMDYELNGEKYILNLIDTPGHVDFSYEVSRSIAACEGALLIVDATQGIQAQTISNLYLALEHDLEIIPVLNKMDLPSANPEEVKDQIVDLIGCELEDILSASGKTGLGVDKLLEAIVERVPAPKGDPAAPLQALIFDSVFNSFRGIIAYFRVMNGTIRKGEKVKFFNTGVVYDADEIGVLKMDLKPKPQLSAGDVGYIISGIKTASEVKVGDTITHQARPCEVAIHGFEDVKPMVWAGIFPVETDEYEELRDAMEKLKLNDASLTWTPESSAALGFGFRCGFLGLLHMEIVQERIEREFGITVITTVPNVGYIVTRTDGEVINVHNPSELPPVMHIETIEEPYIKAQIITKSEYTGVIMNLCIEKRGMLTNQNYLTTDRVELSFELPLGEVVFDFFDKLKSISRGYASFDYHPIGFKQSDLIKLDILLNSEKVDALSALIHRDHAHELGKKMCSKLKELLPRQQFDIPIQAAIGAKIVARETVKALRKDVTAKCYGGDISRKRKLLEKQKEGKKRMRSVGSVEIPQEAFLAVLKLD
- a CDS encoding DUF433 domain-containing protein, translated to MDWRKYITSDPKVLAGKPTVKGTRLSVEFILGLMAKGWTEETLLENYERLKSAHIKAIYGFMSENIAAGRYPQPLGEAK
- a CDS encoding DUF5615 family PIN-like protein — encoded protein: MRFLIDECVAKTSALRLRMLGHDVLRVGTDLRIPDDIDILAFATAEKRILITHDQDFGELVFNKKHRAPHGVVVFRYEPATPDEVAKRLIVMMRSGLYTFAGYLTAVDEGKVRQRAC
- a CDS encoding T9SS type A sorting domain-containing protein, which codes for MGSRYLVSAFAIAIAGYCSAQFTPGSDAYQAWKLTQIQHPQPAVHPPVVHGHSGSQRDNEPCACWITPDSSYTLAMTPNDDGSTGLIQLPFTFSLYGDEYTSCYINNNGNISFVTPYYTYTAYGFPSADFQMVAPFWADVDTRADSGTVMYRLTPHALYVNWSAVGYYSMQTDKLNTFQLIVTDGTDPVISGGNNVSFCYGAMEWTTGSASQGVGGFGGIPATVGANRGDGTDYLQLGRFDHAGTDWDGSFGNNDGVAWLTERHYSFNTSDESIPPIFSSIGCDTLDIEVGTSLDYPMMMIAGGPGQVVTGTAQCQGITNYVETITSIGNGTQIMSTITPTASEAGTIHTINYTAQTNDPVPLTSTYTVYLKVLDATTGIHDASRATNLTVQPNPAMDRATITWPTGQQPGRVEVFAMNGAVVMTKNPIVGAAQMELDLRSLPDGIYTVRATGATSTSTVRLVRSSAR